In Oryza sativa Japonica Group chromosome 1, ASM3414082v1, the genomic stretch gaaGATAAGAGGAAGGTGGGGTAGCCAGGTTCTAATGCGtttcttattttcttctttttctatcTAGGATGTCACGTCAACCAAAACCACAATCAATACTATTGAATGACTCAATTTGCATTGGTTTATAAGACAGGGAGCACTCAATAGCTGGTTTTACAGTTGAGGGTCACAAATAACGCAGCCCATAGTTGAGGAACGTAAAATGTACTTAGCCTTTTCCAATAGTAGTGGGCCTCGCTAATTTTTGGCCCCTGATCCTCCTCCAATGAGCCCCGGCCGTCTGTGGCCGGCAATTAAGGTTGCAGTCGTTCAGGAGCACACGCCACACGGGACGGACGGGACTGTCCAGATGAGTTGGAATGTCTGTTGGGGCTAACACGTTACAGTTTTGTACACATGCAAGAAGCGCGGCATAATCTACTACCACTACGCATCATGAATGTCTGTGATATGTATTCAAGGAAAAAAGAAGGATACAACGCATGCATATACATACACTTGCTTAGTACAAATGGGTTATTGACTCTACGATATACTCTTATATACATGCTTCCGAATTTCAAGCATGTATACGAATATAATGGACGAAATTACGGTAACTTAGTACGAAACGAGGAAGGAAACGCGACAGCGATCGACGCACGGTATCCTTAGTTATTAGACGAAGGGGTAGGCGGGGCGGCTGGAGACGCCGCagtcggcgtcgacggcgatgcgCATGTAGCCGTTCTCCCCCCAGTCGGTGGCCCACGAGTTCTTGAGCAGCCAGTACGGcgtgccgtcgctcgccgtcccGTACccgaccaccgccaccgcgtgGTTCCGCTTCTTCCCGCAGCCAGCGCTGCCGCGGTACACGCGTCCTCCCTTGAATCCCCTGAACTCTGGGTCGCTCGAGTCCATGTCCGCCGCCACGGGCTGCCTCTCCACGGCGGCGCGCAGCGCGTCCTTGTCGTGCGGCGTCACCTTCTGCACGCCgcggatgacgacggcgacggacgaggacgacgcggagccggagccggcggcgcAGGTGCCCTTCTCCCCGTCGTACGGCCGGTAGCTCTTGTCCGTGCtcagccggccgccggcgctggCGGTGGCGATGTAGCGCAGGGCCTCGTGGATGTGGCCTCCCTTGCACGTGTTGTCCCCGCCGGTGCAGTCCAGCACCTGCTGCGCCGACAACGGCGTCACGTTGCCGGTCTCGATCTTGATCAgcccctccgtcgccgccaccaccgcgaacGCCCAGCAGCTGTCtgcaccacacacacacacacgacaCATCATAGATTCATATCACCCCGGCCGCCATGaacgacatgatgaagatgcaAGATTTATGTGATTCTGGAAACGTAATTCGGTTGGAAGATGGGTTGTAAATCTCTTGGGTGATTCATGCATGCCAATCAAatgattattaaaaaaaatttaaaaaataataaaatagattaataggtagtatatcactttacaaacatgcaaatttaaattcgacttctataaattataataaaaataacaaattaaactccaGTATATGTACATCCAATagtcaaatttctttttttttataatttataaaaatttaattcTAACTTACATGTTTATGGAGCGATATATTATTAATATGTCTTatcagtttttttaaaaaaaaatcatactaacaTTTAGTTGGGATGTAAGAAACCAGTAGACGTCCACCTAAATGCTTAAAAGAGTTTCCCTTTCAGTTAATATTTTCATTGCAAAAGTTGGGgtcttttctatcacatcatttTGTTTATTCCTTTCTTTTTACTTCaaagactttttttttggtttctaCGACTTTTTTTTGGCTGCGTACTCACTGAGACAGAAGATATAATccatttttattattaataAAACAGTTTAATTGGTGCTTACTGCAATTATTCTTGCCTTGATCCTGGACAGGGGTGACGGCGCCGAGGTCACGCCAGTCCTTGCTGCCCCACACCGCAGGCGGGCGTGAGGGAGGGAGATGCTGCttcgccgccttctcctcctgctCGAACAACACCCTCGCGGTCGCCGGCTCGTCGACGTCAGCGTCGGGCATGAGGTGCCTGGCGCGGAACTCGTCGGCGGTGAGGTCGGCGAACGGGGTGAGCCCCAGGGTGTAGGTGAGGTCACCGGCGCGGTTGGCGGCGTCGATCCGCTCCGCGTTGGCGCGGAACACCTCGAAGCGGCGCGCCTTCTCCGCGGCGTCCGCGTACGTGCGCCCCACCCTCGCCATCCAGCACCGGTGCCGCGCCGCCATCGGCATGCCCGGGTCGTCCTCCGGAGCTGGAgcacccgacgccgccgccgccgccgcggcggcgagtaTCAGGCAGAGCCAGCGGCGAGCAGAGGCCATCTCTCGTCGTACACTGGGTGTCCTTGAGCGTGCGCCCGTGCTGGACTGGACTGCTGGTTCGCTTGGGCTGtgctgtgcatgcatgcagggtAGCTCTAGCTTTTTATATATAGGAGATTGGGTAGGCGAGCTCCAACCATGGGTCAGTGAAGAAGTCAAGCAAAGGTCGTCGCCTCTCGCTGTCCATCATGGTCAAGGTCGTAATGGTAAAGCCTTGCTCGATTTAATTGGTGTGTGCGTGTGTACCGTACTCGTGTGTTGTGCATTAACCAATTTCATAATTTGTGGCCAATTGAGCCGGACCAAACTGGTACATACAAAATTGAAGATGAAGCCGAACTGAACACACACGCTCTGAATCGTACCGATGACCGAGGGAACGTTGCTGGCTggcccgatcgatctctctgtttttttcctctttttttcttctttgtagCCATCTTGATTCTCGAGCTCCATGCCGTTTCCGTCCCGGTAGGGTAGCGCCAATGGACGGAAGCGACTAGTGCCGGCCGTATCCCCGACTGCTGCGTACGCGTGGGGTTCCCGTCTCGCATCGCTCCTCCATTGACGTCGTTTGACCCCTCCGGTTTTACTTGTTCAACTGTAAGGCCCTGTTTTTTTAGAGAGAAATGGAATAAAGAATACCCGGGCTTCCCGAGCTCCCGAAGGGTACGAtttttacacacacacacaaaataataataataaatctatatatagaTTTCTTAGAATActacaatttattttttatcaactttataatatttaattcgtTCGTACGTACCTTCAAATAATTATCACAGATCATTTAGTTATTCATTCAGCCACTCAGCACAAAAGAACAGGGGAGATTATCATCGCCTTGAATAACACAAGAAATAAAAGAACTGAAATCTGATTCGATGGTGAAATTAAACTATGAGCACAATTGTTTTTGTATATTTTGTTTTCAATGAATGAAGCAATGAAGCTAGCTGACGAAGTGCAAGTGGGCAACTGATGCTACAGTTTCCCCATACAATGTATTGAACAGGGAAAAAATAGGAGCGAGATATATACCTAACATTTGAGAACTGAGATTTCAGCATACAGACTCTACATTTTCTGTTAGAAGATCAGGTTCCACGAAACGCCTATCCGATATTAGACTGGTCAGGGCTTGAATCAATGAATGCGGATCAAAAATAATGCCCGTCTTTCCATCGTGTATAGAGTCCACAGTAACCTGCAATATACTTCATAAGTTAGCACATTAAAACGACAATCTCAATACTGTTTATGCACAAGCTACAATACAGAAGAACGTGGACCAGTATCGCGTACTTCTGGAATACCGACCTACACATTGAGTTTTCATATTTATCTTGTGTAAATAACAGTGTGCCTTTTTTCTAACATGTAATGGATAAATGCCTAAGTATGCAAAAGTAAGCTTGTTTAACCAAGGCTACAGAGCTCAATGTGACCCACCGTGCAAAATCTGCAATTATTGTAGTTttatcatgtactccctccgtttcaggttataagacgttttgactttagtcgaagtcaaactacttcaagtttaactaagtttatagacaaaattagtaatatttatagtaccaaattagttttattaaatcaataattgaatatattttcataacaaatttgtcttgggttgaaaatatttttatttttttctacaaatttagttaaacttgaaacagtactttgaccaaagtcaaaacgtcttataacctgaaacggaggtagtagtaattaataagcTGATGCTAGATATCCTCTTTCATTGGGGATGAAATGACGGAAGTAACATGGTATCGCACACAGAAAAGCCAACTAGGAAAGAAGCGTTAAAATTTCGGAGCATCTCGaccattcattttctttttcgtGATTGTTTCTCAGTAAAAGACCTAGAATCTAAGTATTCATGTAACCTTTGGCTGTATATATCCATTCATGGATATAGAGGCTGGATTTTCTATCCATTCTCGAAAATATTACACAGTTAAGGACTCGATGGATAACTATAACATTTTTCCACACATTTTACACTTAATGATCACTGTTTTAGCAAACACAAACACTTACCACATGAAAGATTCCTTTAGAAGACAAGTTTTTTATATCCAAAGGAATTTGGCCTCCTTTTGGTACCAATAAAGCATTCACATAGTCTTTGGGCTGCACAAAATGAAAAAGAAGCTGTCAGATGGAAAATCTTCACACAGATAATGTTAAGGGGCAGGGGCATATGTACATCTTTAACTGAATCATTCAAGATGTGGACCAGGGGACGCTGATCTGTGGGATATTCCCATCCTCTAAAGCTAGTAAATGATATGATGCATAATTCCTCCAATCATTAGCTGAAAATCTGTTCAAAGGCACAGTCACCGAACTTACAAGATTCTTTAGACTTTTGTCAGGATATCCATATGTACGGTTTAGAGAATCAGTAATGGCAGTCACAAAGCCAGAAGCAGGCAACCCAGTTGTTTCTCTGTCATGCGACCCATTCAAAAGAAGTACCTAGATTCAGAATAAATAATTTTAGACAAAAGCACCAATAGCCACAAGCATGATCAACCAAGGGgctaaaaaccaagaaaaacaacattttatGTGAAGAAAAACTCCCTTCACACATCAAATAACCCCATGAGTCCACTACTATGGAGGTGAATCCACTATTCTAGGTTGCTATTAAACCCATTCTAGCATAATGAAATCAAGAGCATGAAGCAAGTCAATATGGTTTAACAAGAATGTCAGGTCTTAGTAATGCTTTTATTTACATGATGGAATCAAGAAAAAATGAATCAACACAAATACAGAACATTGTATTAAAGCATATGAAAACaagacaatatttttttaacatgaCTACCTTCGGAATGGATCTTGATGCTATAGTTTCACCAATGCCACGCAATACCTGCACAGCCTTAAATTTCAGAAGAAGACAAGCTGATGTGGAAAACAGGCACAGGTAAAAAAGCTTAAAGTCAGTATCAGTAATCAGATGTGCACGGCACCCATGTTTGCTTAGTACTGCATGTAGTATAAAAATGAACATATCTGATATCATGTTAAGACTTAAGACCATCAAGTCAATACAATTATGTACAAACAAAAAATAGAGCAGCATGGTTACCAATGATGGACAGACTGATGTAAAGAGTGATCCCATAGCATATACAATGCAGTCCACCTTACTTAACTGCTCCAAAACTGTACGGTTAGCTTCAGGAAATACCTGCATTGCAAGGTTAGTAGGAACAGTTAGGAGttttaaaacataaaaaagggTTGTTTACATATATACTGTTGTGAAGTGGCTAATTTGATACATGTCATCCCAATATGCTTACATGGTTATAAGTGCACACCCTTTTAAGCCCATGATATTCACAAAACATAACAGCCTACTATATGAAGGAGTTGTCCCTTCTCATGCCTACTAAGCTTAGAAGGAGTAAGCGTACTCTTTAAAGAATTAAGTTAACCAAGAGCTAAAAACCCACTATTGATGAATGGTATAGTTCACAATGTTGTAAGTAACACCATGAGACTGATTAGATAAGCATGATAAATGGAAATATAGACTACATTTTCTGATTATTATATCATGATCATTATTAAGAACATGAAGATGTGTGGTATTCAAGAAAAAAATTTTACGCTGAGAAATTAAAGTAGAAAGGCTGAATCAATTCTTAGAGGGACTAGTAGCTTTTGTTTTAACAAAAATCAAAGTCTTACCCAACCAAGAATTCATGATAGATGTGCAATGAAAGGTTCAGTCTAGGTGGTTACGATAAAATGAATGTACTAACCTCATGCAACAGGTTGCTGCCTTCACTTGACATGTAAAAGACACGCTTAATCCTTGAAGGAAGTGCACTACATGAATTACAATCCttttccaaaaataaaaagcaaaataaaaaataaatcagtgACAGATAAACAAATATTATAAGAAATCAACAAGCATGCCCAggtaaaaaggagaaaaacataGATTCAAGATAACATGTGAATCAATGACAACCATGCCATGAACAAAAACGGAAATGAAGCAAAAATAGCCGATATTGTCATAACGAAATGGAGTTTGCACAATTGTAAATATCAGTCCACCAGAGAAGGATATGGCAACACAATTTTAAAGGTAggagtaacatttttttttcttctatagcttcttttataagataaaacataaaaaagttGTTCCATAGAACATATTGAAGTGGCCCCAGAAATGCTTTGGAGCCTTCATCGCAATGATGTTACATAGATCATATTAACTACTATTGGGAGTATGCTGAAATGATTTATAGACTGGAGTACCTTGTTAACAACTTCTTTACGTCCATTGCTTGGATGTGATATTTCATTTTGACCTCGGATGATAGTTCCATCCTGAAAATGGAATAATGTCCAAGATGATTATATGTGATTTTGTAGTAAGGGAATGTTTGTAATAATAGGAGTAACATTGTAAAACAAAGACAATCATGCCAGTTTTCAGAAGCAAGTTGGAATAATTAAAGAAAGTTTATAAGGGGGGCTAATTAAACTATCAGtgaaataacaaaataaataaataaataaatggaaGCAATAAAATTAACCAACATAAGAACAAGAAGACCAGATCACCAGAGCAGTCCGAAAAATGAATCTACTGGTTTTTTTATTGTGCAACTAAAATACTGATAAGTGATGTTACCCATAGTTCGCATCCCAGTGTAAGCCTGTCATTTGTGGATATCACTGGAAGAACAAGACTTTCAGCAGGGATCTGTGACACACGTGAGAACAAGAAAATCGCAGCATCCAGAGACTGGAAGAATATGCGTGCCCCAGCaaaaaagaaattcccaatGCTGCAAGAATAAAAAGCTGTAGTCAATAACAGATGTAGGCAAGATGGGAGTATTGTTATTATGAGTTGTGACCACAAAAAATGCCCCAATACCAAGAAATAAGTATTGCCACAAAGGACATCCCTGTCACGCCATCGAATTGAGAAGTGGCAAGAGACCAACGGGTGACATGTTAAAAGCAATCACAAGAATATGATTTACTGCAAATTTCACCTTAAAAGAATCACCTGCCATTGGTGAAGCAAAACATTTCAGCTGACCGTCGAAGTATCTGCACAAACGAAACGACTGCAATTATATGTCATGGGCAAGGAACGACTGCTTGATCATCAGACTGCCCTCTATACCAGGAAAATAAATCTtggcaaaaaagaaaacagaaggGGGGGAGGCGAAAAATCATATTCTCTTCTGTTCTCCAGTCAGAAAACTGTtcatttgaaattttcaaagCAAAATCTTTAAGCAAATTAAAAATATGCTATGAAAAGAAAATACTACAGAGGAACTGACCTCATTATGGAAGTAGACTAAAAAGGCACGTATTGTTTCTCTGTATGGCTGTGAGACACCATCCCACAAAGCGTGCTCTCCTTCTACAATCTGGTACCTGTCAAGTACACAACCTAACAACATCACACATCTTGTTTCATACATAAAAAACATCAGCCAGTTACTTGATCCAGTTTGAATGAACAAAGGTGAGTTTTGATATGCAATAGACAGACTAATTGCTACCACTCAAGCTTTGCTTCTGAAGGATCAAGAGGCAAACGGTGCCCAAGCAATGTCCGAACAGAAAGGGCTTCTGAAGTGCTTTCATCAGACAATCTCAAGCATCTTGATCTAATGTCACCCACAGCAGGTCCACCTAACATTTAAGAACAGGTTGGATTTTCAATTACTATACAAATTGTTATCTCAGGTAGCAGGTGGTGTGGCAAGAGATTTCAACCTACCAAGCACTCGCACAATCTCAGCTGTGCTTCCACCATCATCGGAAACAGGAAGAACATGTGCAACTCGAGTCGTCACTTTCTTCAGCTCTTCTACAACACCATTAAAAGCGGTTCCTCCTGGATAGCGTTAAATATTAGAACACAAAAGTAAATGACATTAGTGCATCCCTTCCTGTGCCAaccagaaaaggaaaaaaggaaaccTGTTCATTACACAGATAGGGTAAGGTTGCAAGTGCCAAGCGAATTTCAATTTATGAAATCCCGCAAAGTCGCAAAATGCATAATCCATAAGAAAGAAAATAGAACTGTTTAAACAGCTACTCTAGGAGCATGGTATAGTTTGTGCAATCCATCATTCAAGCAGGATATATGAAACAAAAAATTTTGACATGGAAATTAAATGACATTTCATTATTTTCATCCAGCGCTGCATGGAGATATGCTTTCGCAGAACCTAGTGTTACCAAGACAAACACCATTTAGTGTTCCGTTTCGCAGGTAGAATATCCAGGATTTCAGACATGGCTATCACAAGAATTTAAGATGTGCCAATTATCAACACATAAACCAGGGCTATCGGAGCAGCGTTCATATGTATCCATGCCATAATTGTCATATTAGTTCAACATCCAAACGTGAGCTAGAAAGGAGCACATAAAGCACTGGACACTTTCCATCATCCTAGTTGAGCATACCAAATCATAAATTGCCACATTGCGTCAAAATACATATCCCAAGGAGGGGTAAGATAGTAAGATAGTACTGAAGGATCCATGGCTTgagtaaggaaaaaaaatgcacaaaTGTAATTTCGACAATTTTTGTTCCCAAACTCGCATACTCAGTCACACACAAAATATTATGCACAGAATCGCCCAAATCACAGCCAATCACAAATCACAGGAACTTCCTCTCGCCAATTCGACCAATCCATCACGCGTGCCCATACTCGCAGCAAGGTATGGGCACGCATCGAATCCCCAGCAAATCACCGAGACCCCCCGGCGCCCGCGCACGCACTATCATACGCTCCAAGCGATCCAAATTGGCGAGAGCGGGAGAGAGCAAGACGCACCTGAGAAGACGAGCAGCGACGGGGGAGCAACCGCCGCAGCGGCAGCGTCGGCTCCGGAGGCGGAGGCCATGGCGCGGGATCTCGGCAGCGCGCGGAGGAAGCAGCCGGGAGAGGACGCGGAGGCCCGCGCGGTTAGGAGGCCGCCGCAGGgtggcgtggtggtggtggtggcggcggcgagcaattGCGCCATCGGATGGCTGCGACGCATCAAGCAGCCAAAAGGCGGAGAGCACGGCCTCCACCAGGTCACACCGAGTACCACTGCCCCAACGCCGCGCGCCTCCTTGCTCCTAGCTCCCCGGGGATTGGGCGCACCTCACGTGGCAGCGGAGGCCGGAGGGCCCCATGCGTCGCTGACAACATGGACCCAGTGAGCAGAAGCGGTTTTTGCTTGGGCTCCGGCTTCTCTCATGGGCCGCCGTCGCGTCACATGTTGTGGGCCGGTCGGCGATGCTGCTTTTTCCAACCAGCTTCGGGCCCGTGCGGGCAAACTCcccaggaataagttcatctaaggtcccttaactttacactGAGTTCGATATTCGTCCCTGAATCACAATACCAGATACAATGggtccctcaactgtcaaaaccggtgtagatgaggtccctcagcggtttagATGGTGGTTTTAACTGATATGGCGCTGACGTGGCTAGTTTGACTTAGTTCTAGTCCTATATGGCGGTGACGTGGTACTTGGAAGCAAAATAaaaggtgggacccatgtgtcagtttaaaaaatagtggacccacatgtcagtgggtcccaccatgCTCTCTATCTCCACCGTGCCGTCGTCctttcccttctccctcccaGCCATTCTTCATCCTTCCTCGACcttcctcgccggccggcgagcgcatggagagggagaagggcgcACGTGGGGAGAAGTGCGGAGGGCGCCAGCCATCGGGCGGGGAGGGTAGGCCGGCATGCGCATGACGGGAGAGGAAGGAGCGGCGGCCAGAGCTGCACGACCTtggccccgccgccgacgaagaCTCCTGCTACGCCGCCGCATCGATCTGCACGAGTTGCAATCTTCATCTACAGCTTTGCCTTCAGGCCAGTTAGGATTTACTATCGCAGCAGAGACATATGACACCACCACAACCTTACCAAGTCCCAACCTTTCTTCTGAACAAGCCTTCCACACATTCGTCGTGCCCGTTACAGCAGCAGCAAGTGTATGAACCTACAACAACATCAATTCATTTAGCTACAAGAACATGACGATTTAATTACAACTCTGCAGACTTCAGCTACTACTGGTTGTTGAGAAATCAATAGTTTCGACAAATCATTTTTAGTAGAAACTGTTGATTTTTGTCGATTTTCAGTAACCAGTCTACAGTTTGAACCAGTCAATGGAGAAGAAAAGGAATTATTTTGCTGAAAAAAGAGAGATGTGTGCCCCTGGGTTAGGGGCGGAGAGGAGCACGGGGCAGGCCACATGAAAGACGTCGTCGCAgccggcgatggccgccgccacGCTACCGTAGTCAAGCAGGTCGGCCTTGAACAGCCGCAGCCTCTCCGAGGCGACGTCCAGAGACATCAGGTGGGCGTTCTTCGCGTCGCCTTCGCACAAATCATCCGCACAAGCACACCAATCAATCAATCCACCAGAACAAGAGCAGAACGCCATGAATATCAAAAACTTTGACGCATATGGAGGGGATTGGGGAAGtgggcagcagcggctgcgacTGCGAGCTCGAGTCCCGGGCCCCGTCAGCGCCACGCTGACCGTGTCCCGTGGCTGTGAGCTTGCCGTCGCCGCAACTCGTGCAGATCGATgcagcggcgccggaggaggggggaggggggcgaggtcatgcagctccggccgccgctctctcgcctgccgccgcgcgctcgccggccgGCTAGGGAGCTCGAGGAAGGATGAAGAATGCCGGGAGGGAGAAGGGACAAGGACGACGGCGCTGGGGAGATAGAGAGCagggtgggtcccactatttttaatgactgacacgtgggtccgaCCTTTTATTTTGCTTCCAAGTGCCACATCACCGCCACATACGATGAGGActaagtcaaattagccacatcagcgccacatcAGTCAAAACTGCCATctaaaccgctgagggacctcatctacaccggttttgacagttgagggaccCATGGTATCTGGTATTGTGAttcagggacgaaaatcggactcagtgtaaagttaagggacctcatatgaacttattccaactcCCCATGACTCGAAAGCCCAACACGGTAAAGAGTTCCAGAAGTTATGTCTATAATGAAGTTGTGGAAATCGCTCTATCTAGCTCCGCTCTTTTTTGTCTAGAGCGTCTGGACTTCAACTCCAGAAGAAATAAAGGTGGAGTTACAGCTGTGCTAAATAGACATAAGTTACGCAAAGCGGCAAAGGCGATGGAATGATCGACCGACATGATGGCCGGGCAGCCACTACTCGAGCGCGAGCTTCGCTTTGCCCGACGTTACGCGCGTACGCAGACGAGATCGACGAGGCAACCAGGCCGGCAAATCTCACCGATTCTTTACGCGACGGCCACGCTCGATCGCTCGCTGATCATGGCCGCGCGCGCCGTACGTGCGTGCAACGTGCACGTCGCGTGACTCCGTTACTATGTTTGTTCTCACCATTCGACTTTGCTAATTGCTATAAACATGCAGATGATGGCCTCTGTCTCTCCCGGAAAAAAGACAGACACCGTGGCACGCTGATAATTACTACTATCTCTGTCTCATATTACTTATCGCTTTgagttttatttataatatttaatcatatatcttattaaaaaatttagaattattatttattttgtttgtgatttgctttattatcaaaaaatattttatgtatgattatcttttttttatatttgcactaattttttaaataaaacgaatggtcaaatgttataagaaaaagttaaaacgacATCCACtgtgggacggaggtagtagtgtGGTCGATCTGAGTCTCATGATGATTGAGAAAAATGCCCATGGCAAAAGGAGGTTGTGAAGATTAACAAGGCTTGTGCCCATTCAGCTGACGGCTAAAAGCGTGtgctttttctaatttttactCTAACAACAGCTCATCTACTACCCTACTACTACTCATGGATGCAGGTCCACCTACATACGTACTACCACAAGGCTTATGTTATGTGTATGTACTTTGGTCGCATCGATCGGAAGAATAACGAATCAAGAAGCATTCACGTGCCACATCAACTTGATCACGAACTTTGAATACAAATTGAACTATCCAATTATCATCCATCACCAACTCTCCATAATTACTGATTTGGATACAcgagaaagatataaatattctggtaaaaatatatactccttttttttcctaaaagtaCTCCACGTATTTGATAGTAGGAATTTTAGCATCAAAATTGCTTCGTTTTCACTCTGGAAGGCATAAACATAACGTTCTTCATGATTACAGTTGGTGAAACTGTACTGCTTGCCACTAAGCATCAGCGGCAGTATAATTGCTACTCACAtgagtttggttgaaattgaaacgatatgacggaaaagttaaaagtttgtatgtgtagaaaagttttgatgtgatagaaaaattagaagtttgaagaaaaatttagaactaaacacggcgtacATGGAGAGGAAGCGAGTCAGTGACTGTTTTCAAGTGCACATGAAAACAGCAGCGTCCCAAGTGAAGTGTAGTGTGTACACCCAACCAAAAACCCAACCTCTCCTCACCGAAAGCAACCAAACCAaaaacccctcctcctccatgctTTCCTCGCCTTGATTAATCCCGTGCTCCGGCGAGCTAATTAACCctacaaattaataattactaccTCGCTTTGAGCAGTTGACCTGTGTGCTTCTTTGTGGATTAAACTCTCGTCGTTAGCGATGGATcattccgccgccgccatggcgaacaagccgtcgctcgccgtcgcggcggcgtcgcggcagaggtgGGCGCTGGCCACCTCGCTCTGCGCGCTCCTCTGCCTCTccctcgtcgtctccgccggcctcctcctcctcggctcgACGCGCCCGTTCCGCCGG encodes the following:
- the LOC107275306 gene encoding senescence-specific cysteine protease SAG39-like isoform X2; amino-acid sequence: MHAQHSPSEPAVQSSTGARSRTPSVRREMASARRWLCLILAAAAAAAASGAPAPEDDPGMPMAARHRCWMARVGRTYADAAEKARRFEVFRANAERIDAANRAGDLTYTLGLTPFADLTADEFRARHLMPDADVDEPATARVLFEQEEKAAKQHLPPSRPPAVWGSKDWRDLGAVTPVQDQDSCWAFAVVAATEGLIKIETGNVTPLSAQQVLDCTGGDNTCKGGHIHEALRYIATASAGGRLSTDKSYRPYDGEKGTCAAGSGSASSSSVAVVIRGVQKVTPHDKDALRAAVERQPVAADMDSSDPEFRGFKGGRVYRGSAGCGKKRNHAVAVVGYGTASDGTPYWLLKNSWATDWGENGYMRIAVDADCGVSSRPAYPFV
- the LOC107275306 gene encoding senescence-specific cysteine protease SAG39-like isoform X1, with the translated sequence MHAQHSPSEPAVQSSTGARSRTPSVRREMASARRWLCLILAAAAAAAASGAPAPEDDPGMPMAARHRCWMARVGRTYADAAEKARRFEVFRANAERIDAANRAGDLTYTLGLTPFADLTADEFRARHLMPDADVDEPATARVLFEQEEKAAKQHLPPSRPPAVWGSKDWRDLGAVTPVQDQGKNNCNSCWAFAVVAATEGLIKIETGNVTPLSAQQVLDCTGGDNTCKGGHIHEALRYIATASAGGRLSTDKSYRPYDGEKGTCAAGSGSASSSSVAVVIRGVQKVTPHDKDALRAAVERQPVAADMDSSDPEFRGFKGGRVYRGSAGCGKKRNHAVAVVGYGTASDGTPYWLLKNSWATDWGENGYMRIAVDADCGVSSRPAYPFV
- the LOC4325327 gene encoding uncharacterized protein YNL011C, with translation MRRSHPMAQLLAAATTTTTPPCGGLLTARASASSPGCFLRALPRSRAMASASGADAAAAAVAPPSLLVFSGGTAFNGVVEELKKVTTRVAHVLPVSDDGGSTAEIVRVLGGPAVGDIRSRCLRLSDESTSEALSVRTLLGHRLPLDPSEAKLEWYQIVEGEHALWDGVSQPYRETIRAFLVYFHNEILRRSAEMFCFTNGSIGNFFFAGARIFFQSLDAAIFLFSRVSQIPAESLVLPVISTNDRLTLGCELWDGTIIRGQNEISHPSNGRKEVVNKDCNSCSALPSRIKRVFYMSSEGSNLLHEVFPEANRTVLEQLSKVDCIVYAMGSLFTSVCPSLVLRGIGETIASRSIPKVLLLNGSHDRETTGLPASGFVTAITDSLNRTYGYPDKSLKNLPKDYVNALLVPKGGQIPLDIKNLSSKGIFHVVTVDSIHDGKTGIIFDPHSLIQALTSLISDRRFVEPDLLTENVESVC